From one Mustela nigripes isolate SB6536 chromosome 16, MUSNIG.SB6536, whole genome shotgun sequence genomic stretch:
- the LOC132003141 gene encoding olfactory receptor-like protein DTMT, which yields MTRKNQTVISEFVLLGLPIDPDQRDLFYALFLAMYVTTVLGNLIIIILIRLDSHLHTPMYLFLSNLSFSDICFSSVTIPKLLQTMQGQVSSIPYAGCLTQMYFFLFFADLESFLLVVMAYDRYVAICFPLHYTSLMSPKLCLSLVVLSWVLTMFHAMLHTLLMARLWFCADNKVPHFFCDMSALLKLACSDTRVNELVIFIMGGLILVIPFLLIIMSYARIVSSILKVPSARGIHKAFSTCGSHLSVVSLFYGTVIGLYLCPSTNSSTVKETVMAMMYTVVTPMLNPFIYSLRNRDMKGALGRVLFKKKITLPV from the coding sequence ATGACAAGAAAGAATCAAACTGTCATCTCAGAATTTGTCCTCCTGGGCCTGCCCATTGATCCAGATCAGCGAGACTTGTTCTATGCCCTGTTCCTGGCCATGTATGTTACCACTGTCCTAGGGAAtcttatcatcatcatcctcattcGCCTGGACTCCCACCTCCACACGCCCATGTATTTGTTTCTCAgcaatttgtctttctctgatatcTGCTTCTCTTCTGTGACCATTCCCAAGTTGTTACAAACCATGCAGGGCCAAGTCTCCTCCATTCCCTATGCTGGCTGCTTGACCCAGATGtacttcttcctgttttttgCAGATCTAGAGAGCTTCCTTCTGGTGgtcatggcctatgaccgctatgtggccatctgcttCCCCCTGCACTACACCAGCCTTATGAGCCCCAAGCTCTGTCTCTCCCTGGTGGTGCTGTCCTGGGTGCTGACCATGTTCCATGCTATGTTACACACTCTGCTCATGGCCAGATTGTGGTTTTGTGCAGACAACAAAGTCCCCCACTTTTTTTGTGATATGTCTGCTTTGCTGAAGCTGGCCTGCTCTGACACTCGAGTTAATGAATTGGTGATATTTATCATGGGAGGGCTCATTCTTGTTATCCCATTCCTGCTCATTATCATGTCTTATGCACGGATTGTGTCCTCCATCCTCAAGGTCCCTTCTGCTAGGGGTATTCACAAAGCCTTCTCCACCTGTGGCTCCCACCTCTCTGTCGTATCTCTCTTCTATGGGACAGTTATTGGTCTCTACTTGTGCCCATCAACTAATAGTTCTACCGTTAAGGAAACTGTCATGGCCATGATGTACACTGTGGTCACCCCCATGCTGAACCCCTTCATCTACAGCCTAAGGAACAGAGACATGAAGGGGGCCCTGGGAAGAgttcttttcaagaaaaaaattaccttgcCTGTATAA